From the genome of Gemmatimonas phototrophica, one region includes:
- the rpsE gene encoding 30S ribosomal protein S5, with the protein MADAQNSGGARAPGGAGRGGPGGGRGRGGPGGGRGRGPGGPGGGPGGRGRGPGGEGGPGGGENRGRGRGPDRGGPQQEREQSDLVENVIAINRVAKVVKGGRRFSFNALVAVGDGQGKVGFATGKANEVSEAVRKAVEAARRSMVNIPLTGSTIPHEIVGKHGAGKVLMKPAAPGAGVIAGGAVRAVLECCGIHDILTKSLGSTNPHNMVRAAIDGLTHLVTVEQAARERGLEVSQIGYKSRAKSKTESVDTRKAAVVGASPNAAEVA; encoded by the coding sequence ATGGCAGACGCACAAAATTCGGGAGGCGCTCGCGCGCCGGGTGGTGCAGGCCGCGGTGGCCCAGGTGGTGGCCGTGGACGTGGTGGACCGGGAGGCGGCCGTGGCCGTGGCCCCGGCGGACCAGGTGGCGGCCCGGGTGGCCGTGGCCGCGGTCCCGGTGGTGAAGGCGGCCCGGGCGGCGGTGAGAACCGTGGCCGTGGTCGTGGTCCGGATCGTGGTGGCCCGCAGCAGGAGCGCGAGCAGAGCGATCTGGTCGAAAACGTGATTGCGATCAATCGCGTGGCGAAGGTGGTGAAGGGTGGTCGTCGCTTCTCGTTCAACGCGCTGGTCGCGGTGGGCGACGGGCAGGGCAAGGTCGGGTTTGCCACGGGCAAGGCGAACGAAGTGTCGGAAGCGGTCCGCAAGGCCGTGGAAGCCGCTCGTCGCAGCATGGTGAACATTCCGCTGACCGGCTCGACCATTCCGCACGAGATCGTTGGCAAGCATGGCGCCGGCAAGGTGCTCATGAAGCCGGCGGCGCCTGGTGCCGGTGTGATCGCGGGTGGTGCGGTGCGTGCCGTGCTTGAGTGCTGCGGTATTCACGACATTCTCACGAAGTCGTTGGGCTCCACGAACCCGCACAACATGGTGCGCGCGGCCATTGACGGGTTGACGCACTTGGTGACCGTCGAGCAGGCGGCCCGTGAGCGTGGGCTCGAAGTGTCGCAGATCGGGTACAAGTCCCGTGCGAAGTCCAAGACGGAATCGGTTGATACCCGCAAGGCGGCCGTGGTTGGCGCCTCGCCTAACGCAGCGGAGGTGGCATAA
- the rpmD gene encoding 50S ribosomal protein L30, giving the protein MKVTQVRSAIGHSWRMRATLAALGLRHHQASVVQQDSASLRGQLKKVRHLVQVTPVEE; this is encoded by the coding sequence GTGAAGGTGACGCAGGTGCGGAGCGCGATCGGCCATTCGTGGCGGATGCGGGCAACGCTGGCGGCTCTCGGCCTTCGTCATCATCAGGCCAGCGTTGTGCAGCAGGATTCCGCCTCGCTGCGCGGCCAGCTCAAGAAGGTGCGTCACCTGGTTCAGGTGACGCCGGTGGAGGAGTAA
- the rplO gene encoding 50S ribosomal protein L15, producing the protein MGLHNLSPAPGSHRSRRRLGRGPGSGLGKTSGKGHKGSMARSGHGGPGGGKPHFEGGQMPITRRIPKRGFTNPFREEAQIVRLPDLAQVAGDEVTTETLIAAGLIRAGQGPAKLLANGEVSRAFTVKGVKVSASAKAKIEAAGGRVEG; encoded by the coding sequence ATCGGCCTGCACAACCTGTCGCCGGCGCCGGGCTCGCATCGCTCGCGTCGTCGTCTGGGCCGCGGCCCGGGCTCCGGCCTGGGCAAGACGTCCGGTAAGGGTCACAAAGGCTCCATGGCCCGCTCGGGTCATGGTGGTCCTGGTGGTGGCAAGCCGCATTTCGAAGGCGGTCAGATGCCGATCACGCGTCGTATTCCCAAGCGTGGTTTCACCAACCCGTTCCGTGAAGAGGCGCAGATCGTGCGCCTCCCCGACCTCGCGCAGGTGGCCGGGGACGAAGTGACGACCGAGACGCTCATCGCGGCGGGACTGATTCGTGCGGGCCAGGGCCCGGCGAAGCTGCTCGCCAACGGGGAAGTGTCGCGGGCGTTCACGGTGAAGGGCGTGAAGGTTAGCGCCTCCGCCAAGGCGAAGATCGAAGCGGCCGGCGGCCGCGTCGAAGGCTGA
- the secY gene encoding preprotein translocase subunit SecY: protein MAEDNNAAANAVANIYRTPELWAKITFTFLCMVIYRVGSHITAPGIDVQALTDYFTRQQGGGLLGLYDMFVGGGLSRATVFALGIMPYISASIFVQIAGAVLPNVDKMQKDEEGRKKLTQYTRYLTVVLALIQAYGFALFTASLPAAVSRPGPWFTIQMMLFLTAGAIFVMWLGEQITERGLGNGASLIIFFSIVERMWPSIFQSFNFVTTGAISPLTLVVLGLVMVAVVAGVVAITVAARRVLIQIPQRTMARGRQREAARNFIPLRINTAGVMPIIFAQSVIVIPGALAQFSGNAKLQEIAEYFNPQGPNPWLYFILSAVLIMLFTYFYTSIIFNPVDLAENLKKQGGFVPGIKPGAKTAEYIEQVVERITLPGAIFLTVIALMPIVIARLVNVPFAFGGTSLLIVVGVALDTMAQMQQHLLLRKYDGFMKKGRVKFRGRQATQGGF from the coding sequence ATGGCAGAAGACAACAACGCGGCCGCCAACGCGGTCGCCAACATTTACCGGACGCCCGAGCTGTGGGCGAAGATCACCTTCACGTTCCTGTGCATGGTGATCTATCGCGTCGGCTCGCATATCACGGCCCCCGGGATCGATGTCCAGGCGCTGACGGACTATTTCACCCGCCAGCAGGGCGGTGGCCTTCTGGGCCTCTACGACATGTTCGTGGGTGGTGGTCTCTCACGCGCCACAGTATTCGCGCTCGGCATCATGCCCTACATCTCGGCGAGCATCTTCGTCCAGATTGCCGGGGCCGTGCTGCCGAACGTGGACAAGATGCAGAAGGACGAAGAGGGGCGGAAAAAGCTCACGCAGTACACCCGCTACCTCACCGTCGTGCTCGCGCTGATTCAGGCGTACGGTTTTGCGCTCTTCACCGCGTCGCTTCCGGCGGCGGTGTCGCGCCCGGGACCGTGGTTCACGATCCAGATGATGCTCTTCCTCACCGCTGGCGCGATTTTCGTCATGTGGCTGGGTGAGCAGATCACCGAGCGCGGCCTGGGCAATGGCGCGTCGCTGATCATCTTCTTCTCGATCGTCGAGCGCATGTGGCCGTCCATTTTCCAGTCCTTCAACTTCGTCACGACGGGCGCGATCTCGCCGCTGACGCTGGTGGTGCTGGGCTTGGTCATGGTGGCGGTGGTTGCGGGTGTGGTGGCCATTACGGTGGCCGCTCGCCGGGTGCTCATTCAGATTCCGCAGCGCACCATGGCTCGCGGACGTCAGCGTGAGGCCGCGCGCAACTTCATCCCGCTGCGCATCAACACGGCCGGCGTCATGCCGATCATCTTCGCCCAGTCGGTGATCGTCATTCCCGGTGCGCTGGCGCAGTTCAGCGGCAACGCGAAGCTGCAGGAGATTGCGGAGTACTTCAATCCGCAGGGGCCCAACCCGTGGCTCTATTTCATCCTGTCGGCTGTGCTCATCATGCTGTTCACGTACTTCTACACGTCCATCATCTTCAATCCGGTCGATTTGGCTGAGAACCTGAAGAAGCAGGGCGGGTTTGTGCCGGGCATCAAGCCGGGCGCGAAGACGGCGGAGTACATCGAGCAGGTCGTCGAGCGCATCACGTTGCCGGGCGCGATTTTCCTCACCGTTATCGCCTTGATGCCGATCGTCATTGCGCGTCTCGTGAACGTCCCCTTCGCCTTTGGTGGCACCTCGCTGCTGATCGTCGTTGGTGTGGCGCTCGATACGATGGCGCAAATGCAGCAGCACCTGCTGCTCCGCAAGTACGACGGTTTCATGAAGAAGGGTCGTGTGAAGTTCCGCGGCCGTCAGGCGACTCAGGGCGGCTTCTAA
- a CDS encoding adenylate kinase: protein MIIVLLGPPGAGKGTQGERLAARLDVPKVATGDVLRAAVRDGTPLGLEAKAAMDRGDLVPDAVIMGIMREALASPTAANGAILDGVVRTTPQAQGLTDALAALGRKVDAVLLFEIDEDELVRRLSGRTTCDVCQRPFFGREPGETCSEGGQTGTLVRRKDDEPDAIRKRMQVYRDQTAPVIDWYASHGANMVRVDALGSLEDVEQRVLTALGIA from the coding sequence ATGATCATCGTCCTGCTTGGTCCTCCAGGCGCGGGCAAGGGAACTCAAGGCGAGCGGCTAGCCGCTCGCCTTGACGTTCCCAAGGTCGCGACTGGCGATGTACTCCGCGCCGCGGTTCGAGACGGCACGCCGTTGGGCCTCGAGGCCAAGGCTGCCATGGATCGCGGCGATCTCGTGCCTGATGCCGTCATTATGGGCATCATGCGCGAAGCGCTGGCGTCTCCTACGGCCGCCAATGGCGCCATCCTCGATGGCGTCGTGCGCACCACGCCACAGGCACAGGGGCTTACGGATGCCCTGGCCGCCCTGGGGCGCAAAGTGGACGCTGTGCTGCTGTTCGAAATCGATGAAGACGAGCTGGTCCGTCGTCTCAGCGGACGGACGACCTGCGATGTGTGTCAGCGTCCGTTCTTTGGTCGTGAGCCCGGTGAGACGTGCTCAGAAGGCGGCCAGACCGGCACCCTGGTACGCCGCAAGGACGATGAGCCCGACGCGATCCGGAAACGCATGCAGGTGTATCGCGATCAGACGGCGCCGGTCATTGACTGGTACGCGTCGCATGGCGCCAACATGGTGCGCGTGGACGCCCTTGGCTCGCTCGAGGACGTCGAACAGCGCGTGCTGACGGCGCTCGGGATCGCGTGA
- the map gene encoding type I methionyl aminopeptidase → MAMGNAAPATLLKSPREIEIMARGGAILHATLMHAKAHVRPGISTMELDQLVESFIRSHAGAEPAFKGLYGFPGSACISINEEIVHGIPSRKRILVDGDIVTVDVGVKLDGMFTDAAITVPVGTIDELTQRLLDVTERSLAAGIAAAVPDNHVGDIGAAVQAVVEAEGFGVVRELVGHGVGFSPHEELQIPNYGKPKRGKKLSVGLTIAIEPMVNVGTPKTKTLSDKWTVVTADGKRSAHFEHTVAITEDGPRILTLPQG, encoded by the coding sequence ATGGCGATGGGCAATGCCGCACCGGCAACGCTCCTCAAGTCGCCGCGCGAAATTGAGATCATGGCGCGTGGCGGGGCTATTCTGCACGCCACGCTCATGCATGCCAAGGCGCATGTGCGCCCCGGCATCTCCACGATGGAGCTCGATCAGCTCGTAGAGAGCTTCATTCGCTCACATGCTGGTGCCGAACCTGCCTTCAAGGGGTTGTACGGCTTTCCGGGCAGTGCCTGTATCTCCATCAACGAGGAGATCGTGCACGGGATTCCGTCTCGCAAACGCATCTTGGTCGACGGTGATATCGTCACCGTGGATGTGGGCGTGAAGCTGGATGGCATGTTCACCGACGCGGCGATCACCGTGCCCGTTGGCACCATCGATGAGCTGACCCAGCGGTTGCTGGACGTCACCGAACGCTCCCTGGCCGCCGGGATTGCGGCGGCCGTGCCCGACAATCACGTTGGTGACATTGGCGCGGCGGTGCAGGCCGTGGTGGAGGCCGAAGGGTTTGGCGTCGTGCGCGAACTCGTGGGACACGGGGTGGGTTTCTCCCCGCACGAGGAGCTGCAGATCCCCAACTACGGCAAGCCGAAGCGCGGAAAGAAGCTCAGCGTCGGGCTCACCATTGCCATTGAGCCCATGGTGAATGTGGGCACGCCGAAGACGAAAACGCTGAGCGACAAGTGGACCGTGGTCACCGCCGACGGAAAGCGTTCGGCGCATTTTGAACACACGGTAGCCATAACCGAAGACGGCCCGCGTATTCTGACACTTCCCCAGGGTTGA
- a CDS encoding DinB family protein yields MRRAVLLAALMCSAAPAVRPLTAQASPVVLDLIKDVEGVEQKFIGLAKVTPAEKLSWRPAPGVRSIGEVLLHVASDNYFIPSGFGHAIPATTGIKAGDFKSLTAYETRALTREQIVAELEQSFAYLKTQMAKTTAANVGESVSMFGMKTTAQSMWILAATHLHEHLGQSIAYARTNGIVPPWSK; encoded by the coding sequence ATGCGTCGTGCTGTCCTGCTCGCGGCCCTCATGTGTTCCGCCGCCCCCGCCGTTCGTCCGCTCACTGCGCAGGCCTCGCCCGTGGTGCTGGATCTGATCAAGGATGTGGAGGGCGTTGAGCAGAAATTCATTGGCCTGGCCAAGGTGACGCCCGCTGAAAAGCTGTCGTGGCGCCCGGCCCCCGGGGTCCGCTCCATTGGCGAAGTGCTGCTGCACGTAGCGTCGGACAATTATTTCATTCCCAGCGGATTCGGACACGCCATCCCGGCGACCACCGGCATCAAGGCGGGGGATTTCAAGTCGCTGACGGCGTACGAAACGCGGGCGCTCACGCGTGAACAGATCGTGGCCGAGCTCGAACAGAGCTTCGCCTATCTCAAGACGCAGATGGCAAAGACTACCGCCGCAAACGTCGGCGAGTCCGTGAGCATGTTCGGCATGAAGACCACGGCTCAAAGCATGTGGATTCTTGCGGCGACCCACCTGCATGAGCATCTCGGCCAGTCCATTGCCTATGCGCGGACCAACGGGATTGTGCCGCCCTGGAGCAAGTAA
- a CDS encoding PEGA domain-containing protein: MSHCLAAARRPTRVLPLLLACALSACSSARSARDAGRTVSGTSAMVGCEASVKDGARLGRAALTFSGASSGEATLRIEGEAYKSTVLVDVATGTVLELAEGTYQVRITVSGYRAVERSVSVVCGKESTVAVTLNRR, from the coding sequence ATGTCTCATTGTTTGGCCGCCGCCCGTCGCCCCACGCGGGTGCTCCCTCTGCTGCTGGCGTGCGCCCTGAGCGCCTGCTCGAGCGCGAGGAGTGCACGCGACGCCGGTCGCACCGTGTCCGGCACCAGCGCGATGGTTGGCTGTGAAGCCAGTGTCAAAGATGGTGCCCGACTCGGTCGCGCGGCTCTGACCTTTTCCGGAGCCTCCAGCGGCGAGGCCACCCTGCGCATTGAAGGGGAAGCGTACAAAAGCACGGTGCTGGTGGACGTAGCCACCGGCACCGTGCTTGAACTCGCGGAAGGCACCTACCAAGTGCGCATCACCGTGAGTGGCTACCGCGCGGTGGAGCGGTCGGTCTCCGTGGTATGCGGAAAGGAAAGCACGGTGGCGGTGACGCTAAACCGGCGCTGA
- the ftcD gene encoding glutamate formimidoyltransferase: MPLVECVPNFSEGRDPVVIAAIREAIATTAGAHVLDVSSDPSHHRTVITFVASLVAAVPAALAAMRVARDRIDLTAHQGEHPRIGATDVVPFIPLDGATMDDCIALARELGERAHRELGIPVYLYERAAATPARENLADVRRGEFEGLREEVRSNPARHPDFGGAELHPTAGATAIGARPFLVAYNVYLGDKANLPVAKDVAKAIRGSSGGLRYVKGLGMEVDGQAQVSMNLVDTEKTPLHRVFEYVKTEAAAYGVVPTWSEIVGLVPERVMLEAGARHIQLRGFSKAMLLETKVRDVMSGGESIDGFMSRVASPDPTPGGGSVAAHAGALGAALAQMVSGLTVGRKKYAGVEIEMKQIALQASALRCTLNTLVERDAQSYEGVRAAYQLPKDSEPEQQARATAIREALIGAAEVPLETARTAVEVAALAAALAERGNSNAVSDACVAALLAEAACKGAVLNVRINVVSLDEEGTARGAALASEARKMLDAAAMHARIAEAAAERAMMPA; the protein is encoded by the coding sequence GTGCCGCTCGTCGAGTGCGTCCCCAATTTTTCTGAAGGTCGAGATCCGGTGGTCATTGCGGCCATCCGCGAGGCCATCGCCACCACCGCCGGCGCCCATGTGCTGGACGTGTCCAGCGATCCGTCGCATCACCGGACCGTGATCACCTTCGTCGCCTCGCTCGTCGCGGCCGTGCCGGCGGCGCTGGCGGCCATGCGGGTGGCGCGCGACCGAATCGATCTCACGGCGCATCAGGGGGAGCACCCCCGCATCGGCGCCACCGACGTGGTGCCGTTCATTCCGCTCGATGGCGCCACCATGGACGATTGCATTGCGCTCGCCCGTGAACTGGGTGAACGCGCGCACCGCGAACTGGGCATCCCGGTCTATCTGTACGAACGGGCCGCCGCCACGCCGGCCCGCGAAAATCTCGCCGATGTCCGTCGAGGAGAATTTGAGGGGCTCCGCGAGGAGGTACGCTCCAACCCTGCTCGGCACCCCGATTTCGGAGGGGCGGAGTTGCATCCCACCGCAGGCGCCACCGCCATTGGCGCGCGGCCGTTTTTGGTGGCCTACAACGTCTATCTGGGCGACAAGGCAAACCTCCCCGTGGCCAAGGACGTGGCCAAAGCCATTCGCGGCTCCTCCGGGGGGCTGCGGTATGTGAAAGGGCTGGGCATGGAAGTGGACGGACAGGCGCAGGTATCCATGAATCTGGTGGACACGGAAAAGACGCCGCTGCATCGCGTGTTTGAGTACGTGAAGACCGAGGCCGCCGCCTACGGGGTCGTCCCCACCTGGAGTGAAATTGTGGGGTTGGTCCCGGAGCGGGTGATGCTGGAGGCAGGCGCCCGCCATATCCAGTTGCGAGGCTTTTCCAAGGCCATGCTGCTCGAGACCAAGGTGCGCGACGTCATGTCGGGCGGTGAATCCATCGATGGCTTCATGTCACGCGTGGCCTCCCCCGACCCCACACCCGGAGGCGGCAGTGTGGCCGCCCACGCCGGCGCCTTGGGGGCCGCGCTGGCCCAGATGGTGAGCGGCCTGACGGTAGGAAGAAAGAAATACGCGGGTGTAGAAATAGAGATGAAGCAGATCGCGCTGCAGGCCAGTGCCTTGCGGTGCACGCTGAACACCCTGGTGGAGCGGGACGCTCAGTCCTACGAAGGGGTGCGGGCCGCGTATCAGTTACCAAAGGATTCCGAGCCAGAGCAACAGGCACGGGCCACCGCCATTCGGGAAGCGCTCATTGGCGCCGCCGAAGTGCCCCTCGAAACGGCACGCACGGCGGTGGAAGTCGCAGCGCTGGCCGCCGCTCTGGCCGAACGGGGGAACAGCAACGCCGTCAGTGACGCGTGCGTGGCCGCACTGCTGGCCGAAGCCGCCTGCAAAGGTGCGGTGCTCAACGTGCGCATCAACGTGGTCTCACTCGATGAGGAGGGCACGGCCCGCGGTGCGGCCCTGGCATCGGAAGCCCGCAAGATGCTGGATGCCGCCGCCATGCACGCGCGTATTGCCGAAGCCGCGGCAGAGCGCGCCATGATGCCCGCCTGA
- a CDS encoding inositol monophosphatase family protein — translation MPTPDRLAWRDAARAAAQTAADFITHEAHTHRAVAWEAKSATDFVSHVDLGAEERIRDMLLARIPGIRIVGEELSSDANPEDGLVAIVDPLDGTTNFLHGFPNYGVSICIALDGVPQAAVMHDVARGGCCHATLGGGAFVDDSPLHVSTITDPARALIGTGFPFKDVTRADEYLRMMRRLMPVVSGMRRAGSAALDLSDVARGRFDAFWELWLNPWDLAAGVLLVREAGGRVTDLDGNDARLIGGTIVASNGVLHDWFLDVLNDRTR, via the coding sequence ATGCCAACCCCCGACCGCCTCGCCTGGCGCGACGCTGCCAGAGCCGCCGCGCAGACCGCCGCCGACTTCATTACCCACGAAGCGCACACACATCGCGCTGTCGCATGGGAAGCCAAGAGTGCGACCGACTTCGTGAGCCATGTCGATCTCGGCGCCGAAGAGCGCATTCGCGACATGTTGCTCGCCCGCATTCCCGGCATTCGCATCGTGGGCGAAGAACTCAGCAGTGACGCCAATCCGGAGGACGGGCTGGTCGCGATTGTGGATCCGCTCGATGGGACCACCAACTTCCTGCATGGTTTCCCCAACTACGGGGTGTCCATCTGCATTGCCCTTGATGGCGTACCGCAGGCCGCCGTGATGCACGATGTGGCCCGCGGTGGCTGTTGTCATGCGACCCTCGGGGGCGGCGCATTCGTGGACGACTCGCCACTCCACGTGTCGACCATCACCGACCCGGCCCGGGCCCTTATCGGCACCGGATTTCCCTTCAAGGACGTCACGCGGGCCGATGAATATCTGCGCATGATGCGGCGGCTCATGCCCGTGGTCTCCGGTATGCGGCGCGCGGGTTCGGCCGCGCTCGATCTCTCGGATGTGGCCCGGGGTCGCTTTGACGCCTTCTGGGAGCTCTGGCTCAACCCCTGGGACCTTGCTGCCGGTGTGCTCCTGGTGCGCGAAGCGGGTGGCCGGGTCACGGATCTCGACGGCAACGACGCCCGCCTCATTGGGGGGACCATCGTGGCGTCAAATGGCGTCCTGCACGACTGGTTTCTTGATGTCCTCAACGACCGGACGCGCTAA
- the trpS gene encoding tryptophan--tRNA ligase: MARIFSGIQPSGELHIGNYLGAVKNWVQLQATYPGAIYCVVDYHAITGSYDPAVLRARRWGMAKSLLAAGIDPAQAVLFMQSDVPEHTELSWIFTTITPLGDLERQTQFKDKSSKMESIPAGLLMYPVLQSADILLYRADSIPVGEDQIQHLELARDTARKFNAKFGVEYFPEPKPLLTPTRRIMGLDGNAKMSKSLGNTIGLLETDEEIWQKLRPAMTDPQRVRKSDPGRPEVCNIYQLHKAFNDEATVSNVAQQCSTAGWGCMDCKKVLLEGMVQELTPIRRRSAELDAEPQRVLDALADGGRAARGIAQQTIAEVRDIMGLGSTGLAG, from the coding sequence ATGGCTCGCATCTTCAGTGGCATCCAGCCTTCGGGCGAACTGCATATCGGCAATTATCTGGGCGCAGTGAAAAACTGGGTCCAGCTCCAGGCAACCTACCCCGGTGCCATCTACTGTGTCGTGGACTACCACGCCATTACCGGCAGCTATGACCCGGCCGTGCTGCGGGCGCGGCGGTGGGGGATGGCCAAGTCGCTGCTGGCGGCGGGTATTGATCCGGCGCAGGCTGTGCTGTTCATGCAGAGCGATGTGCCGGAGCACACCGAACTGTCGTGGATCTTCACGACCATCACGCCGCTCGGCGACCTGGAGCGGCAGACGCAGTTCAAGGACAAGTCGTCGAAGATGGAAAGCATTCCCGCCGGGCTGCTCATGTATCCGGTCTTGCAGAGCGCCGACATTCTGCTCTACCGTGCCGACAGCATTCCGGTGGGTGAGGATCAGATTCAGCATCTGGAGCTGGCGCGGGATACGGCGCGGAAGTTCAACGCGAAGTTTGGCGTGGAGTATTTCCCGGAGCCCAAGCCGCTACTCACGCCGACGCGCCGCATCATGGGGTTGGATGGCAACGCCAAGATGTCCAAGTCGCTTGGCAACACCATTGGATTGCTGGAAACCGACGAGGAGATCTGGCAGAAACTCCGGCCGGCCATGACCGATCCGCAGCGGGTGCGCAAAAGCGATCCGGGGCGTCCGGAGGTGTGCAACATTTATCAGCTGCACAAGGCGTTCAATGATGAAGCGACCGTCAGCAACGTGGCGCAGCAGTGCAGCACCGCCGGGTGGGGGTGCATGGACTGCAAGAAGGTGCTGCTGGAAGGCATGGTGCAGGAGCTGACCCCGATTCGTCGTCGCAGCGCCGAATTGGACGCCGAGCCACAGCGGGTGCTGGATGCGCTGGCCGATGGGGGGCGTGCGGCGCGTGGTATTGCGCAGCAGACCATTGCTGAAGTTCGCGACATCATGGGGCTGGGCTCTACGGGGCTGGCGGGCTGA
- a CDS encoding type IV pilus twitching motility protein PilT, whose product MAIERIIKAAVERGASDVHIKAGDVVRARIDGRLVVLTKQTLTAEQTRAIALHLMSNDVDRATIDTLKDFDCSWASAGVGRFRVNILRQRAAHSIVMRVIPEQVPTVHTLRLPPVLTRIAHTERGMVLVTGVTGSGKSSTMAALVNEINGSYEKHILTLENPIEFIHNDIKSSVTQREVGIDTDTFRMGLRAALRQDPDVILIGEMRDAETIDTAMKAAETGHLLISTLHTPDAVTTVMRIVAMFPPEEQLVVRMRLAESLHAVVSQRLLPRKSGQGRVVAAEVMVVTSTIRDLIAEGRIAEIRDYIADGSQYGMQTFDQHLTELVQSGEIEFEVAKGAATNPADFELAFRMGRNRKTPAIGQLAKPIAPPHPAAARPVAPAAPTAGLGSNPLGTGHTLPPLATSPSGHESVTSPNPLKNDTVFGSGFESLFGS is encoded by the coding sequence GTGGCAATCGAACGTATCATCAAGGCAGCCGTCGAACGCGGAGCGTCCGACGTGCACATCAAGGCCGGCGACGTGGTCCGTGCACGTATCGACGGGCGCCTTGTGGTGCTGACGAAGCAGACGTTGACGGCCGAACAGACGCGCGCGATTGCGTTGCATCTGATGAGCAACGATGTGGATCGCGCCACGATTGATACACTGAAGGATTTTGATTGCTCGTGGGCCTCGGCGGGTGTGGGACGCTTTCGTGTGAACATTCTGCGACAGCGCGCTGCGCACTCCATTGTGATGCGCGTGATTCCCGAGCAGGTCCCAACCGTGCACACCTTGCGGTTGCCCCCGGTACTCACGCGCATTGCGCACACGGAGCGCGGCATGGTGCTGGTGACCGGCGTAACGGGCTCGGGCAAGTCGAGCACCATGGCGGCACTGGTGAATGAGATCAACGGGTCCTACGAAAAGCATATCCTGACGCTCGAAAACCCCATTGAATTCATTCACAACGACATCAAGAGCTCGGTCACGCAGCGTGAGGTCGGCATTGATACGGATACGTTCCGCATGGGGTTGCGGGCGGCGCTTCGTCAGGATCCCGATGTCATTCTGATTGGCGAAATGCGTGATGCGGAAACGATTGACACGGCCATGAAAGCGGCCGAGACGGGGCACTTGCTCATCTCCACGCTGCACACGCCGGATGCGGTGACCACGGTAATGCGTATCGTGGCCATGTTTCCGCCGGAAGAGCAGCTGGTGGTGCGCATGCGTCTCGCCGAGTCGCTGCATGCGGTGGTGTCGCAGCGTCTGTTGCCGCGCAAGAGCGGGCAGGGACGTGTGGTGGCGGCCGAGGTCATGGTGGTCACGAGTACGATTCGTGATCTCATTGCGGAAGGGCGCATTGCCGAAATCCGCGACTACATCGCGGACGGCTCCCAGTACGGAATGCAGACCTTCGATCAGCATCTCACGGAGCTGGTGCAGTCCGGCGAGATCGAGTTTGAAGTGGCGAAGGGCGCCGCGACCAATCCGGCCGACTTCGAGTTGGCGTTCCGCATGGGGCGCAACCGCAAGACACCGGCGATCGGGCAGCTGGCCAAGCCGATAGCCCCTCCGCATCCGGCGGCAGCACGGCCAGTGGCGCCCGCCGCGCCGACGGCAGGCCTGGGGAGCAATCCGCTGGGCACGGGGCACACCCTGCCTCCACTGGCGACGAGTCCGAGTGGTCATGAATCGGTGACGAGTCCCAATCCGCTGAAGAACGACACGGTCTTCGGCAGCGGCTTCGAGAGTCTGTTCGGGTCGTAG